In the Polyangiaceae bacterium genome, one interval contains:
- a CDS encoding DUF2269 domain-containing protein: MKALHVLGAISFLGAGAASAWYKLRAARSRDVHVIAWCDAEIVLADWIFTVPAGVVVPLTGLWLALLYQMPLSTPWIWQGLLGYCVAGVTWLPAAFLQIRMKKLSARARDAGQALPDDWHRMQRTWALLGIPSFAATMVVVWMMVSKQGF; encoded by the coding sequence GTGAAAGCTCTGCACGTGTTGGGGGCGATCTCGTTCCTCGGTGCTGGGGCGGCCAGCGCTTGGTACAAGCTGCGCGCGGCCCGCAGTCGAGACGTACACGTGATCGCCTGGTGTGATGCGGAGATCGTGCTCGCGGATTGGATCTTCACGGTCCCGGCCGGGGTCGTCGTGCCGCTCACCGGACTGTGGCTGGCCCTGTTGTATCAGATGCCTTTGAGCACGCCCTGGATCTGGCAGGGGCTGCTCGGCTATTGCGTCGCCGGCGTCACCTGGCTGCCCGCCGCGTTCCTGCAGATCCGCATGAAAAAGCTCTCGGCCCGGGCTCGTGACGCAGGCCAGGCGCTCCCTGACGACTGGCACCGCATGCAGCGCACCTGGGCGCTGCTGGGCATACCGTCCTTCGCCGCCACGATGGTCGTGGTGTGGATGATGGTGTCGAAGCAGGGTTTCTGA
- a CDS encoding nitrous oxide reductase accessory protein NosL, translated as MAMLLSAALLPACKEEKSETSTAAAGSAAPIGLAECAACKMVVREQPAPRAQVIHRDGTRAHLCSIGDLVQYLQAPSPHGKPSAIWVEGLEAEFDPTASDTKERSFIEATSAHYVVGVKRERIMGPAVLAYASAEVAKSAAAKHGGTVNDWQQLQAYVLKK; from the coding sequence ATGGCAATGCTGCTAAGTGCAGCACTGCTGCCTGCGTGCAAAGAGGAGAAGAGCGAGACGAGCACTGCCGCAGCCGGCAGTGCCGCTCCCATCGGACTGGCCGAGTGCGCCGCCTGCAAGATGGTCGTCAGGGAGCAGCCTGCGCCCCGCGCGCAGGTGATTCACCGCGATGGCACACGCGCGCATCTCTGCTCCATCGGCGATTTGGTGCAGTACCTGCAGGCGCCGTCCCCCCACGGCAAGCCGAGCGCAATCTGGGTCGAGGGGCTGGAAGCCGAGTTCGACCCAACGGCTTCCGACACCAAGGAAAGATCGTTCATCGAAGCCACGTCGGCCCACTACGTGGTCGGCGTGAAACGAGAACGCATCATGGGCCCCGCCGTGCTGGCCTACGCAAGCGCAGAGGTAGCGAAATCCGCTGCCGCCAAGCATGGCGGCACGGTGAACGACTGGCAACAGCTTCAGGCCTACGTGCTGAAGAAGTAG
- a CDS encoding spondin domain-containing protein, whose translation MRCGVVVYRPHGGSLSVRSNCVWEKTDMRSKTLTFLATCTFAIPLLIGCGDDDSSSSPGTGGASGSGGASGSGGASGSGGASGSGGASGSGGSSGATSSFKVRIENVSGVASLPSPLAPGAYSVTSGANPLFTDGNADSGDGLEALAEDGDPSGLVTALTNKSIAAGAFDTPAGASAAGPAMPGSAYEFVVQASPGEKLYLATMFVQSNDAFLANEDGIDLFDSNGMPLATQDVTSSIGLWDAGTEKDEAPGLGAAQAPRQPQANFGPAEGVVSARIEPTRTLPLPAKLVTVTVTEASGAYTVKIENTSKTGGAMMTPISPLFFATHDTTVGLFTPGSQASAGLEMLAEDGSPAGLVSEFGGKSGVGESDAAGSAPAAPGESLTFTVTPTASAPRLSFATMVVQSNDVLIATPAEGVALLDANGMPRAAADVQADIMASLGLWDAGTEANEVPGVGANQAPRQAAANTGPSDPDNTVRRYADATNDLAGAELAKFVGVTIKNAGGLKFDVTVANTSGPTAFPGLLTPVAWAVHDNTASLFTMGMPASAGLESLAEDGDPATLLAALTGAGFASSGAQGSGPAGPGLSFTFQVTATATHRFLSLASMIVPSNDTFLALGQSGVELVTTGGAARSDADIATDVASMLGAFDAGTEQNQGGAMGPDMAPHQSGPNTGAADGSGKVRPAMPGVWTYPMPSRTVKVTVQPQ comes from the coding sequence ATGCGCTGCGGGGTAGTGGTGTATCGCCCGCATGGCGGCAGCCTGTCCGTTCGCTCCAACTGCGTTTGGGAGAAGACCGACATGCGCTCGAAGACACTTACGTTCCTCGCTACTTGCACTTTTGCCATCCCGCTGCTCATCGGCTGCGGAGACGACGACTCGAGTTCCTCCCCCGGCACGGGGGGAGCATCCGGAAGCGGCGGAGCATCCGGAAGCGGCGGAGCGTCCGGAAGCGGCGGAGCATCTGGAAGCGGCGGAGCATCCGGCAGTGGGGGTAGCAGCGGGGCCACGAGCAGCTTCAAGGTGCGGATCGAGAACGTGTCTGGCGTGGCTTCCCTGCCCTCACCCCTCGCACCCGGCGCCTACAGCGTCACGTCGGGAGCAAACCCGCTGTTCACCGATGGCAACGCCGACAGCGGTGACGGCCTGGAGGCCCTCGCCGAAGACGGCGATCCGAGCGGCTTGGTGACCGCGCTGACGAACAAGTCCATCGCCGCAGGGGCCTTTGACACGCCCGCGGGTGCAAGCGCTGCAGGCCCCGCCATGCCGGGAAGCGCGTACGAATTCGTCGTTCAGGCGAGCCCCGGGGAGAAGCTGTACTTGGCGACGATGTTCGTGCAATCGAACGATGCCTTCTTGGCCAACGAAGATGGCATCGACTTGTTCGACTCGAATGGAATGCCGTTGGCGACGCAGGACGTGACGTCGAGCATCGGCTTGTGGGACGCGGGAACGGAGAAGGACGAGGCGCCAGGGCTTGGTGCCGCCCAGGCTCCGCGTCAGCCCCAGGCGAATTTTGGCCCCGCTGAGGGCGTGGTCTCGGCTCGCATCGAACCGACGCGCACTCTGCCGCTGCCGGCAAAGCTGGTGACCGTGACGGTCACCGAAGCGTCCGGTGCATACACGGTCAAGATCGAGAACACGTCGAAGACCGGCGGCGCCATGATGACGCCCATCTCGCCGCTGTTCTTCGCCACCCACGACACGACCGTCGGCCTGTTCACACCTGGCAGCCAAGCATCGGCAGGCCTGGAAATGCTGGCTGAGGACGGAAGCCCGGCTGGATTGGTCAGCGAGTTCGGCGGCAAGTCTGGCGTGGGAGAGTCCGACGCGGCTGGTTCGGCGCCCGCTGCACCAGGCGAGTCGCTCACCTTCACCGTCACGCCGACCGCGAGCGCACCGCGCCTTTCCTTCGCGACGATGGTGGTGCAGTCAAACGACGTGCTGATCGCGACGCCCGCGGAGGGCGTGGCACTGCTCGACGCGAATGGAATGCCCCGCGCTGCGGCCGACGTGCAGGCGGACATCATGGCCAGCCTCGGCCTGTGGGATGCGGGTACGGAGGCCAACGAAGTCCCTGGTGTGGGAGCGAACCAAGCGCCGCGCCAGGCCGCCGCCAACACGGGGCCCAGCGATCCGGACAACACCGTACGTCGCTACGCTGACGCGACCAACGACCTTGCGGGAGCCGAGCTTGCGAAGTTCGTCGGCGTGACCATCAAGAACGCCGGTGGGCTCAAGTTCGACGTCACCGTCGCGAACACCAGCGGACCGACTGCGTTCCCGGGCTTGCTCACTCCAGTGGCTTGGGCCGTGCACGACAACACTGCCAGCCTCTTCACCATGGGCATGCCCGCGTCCGCGGGTCTAGAAAGCCTGGCAGAAGATGGTGACCCCGCGACGCTGCTCGCCGCGCTCACGGGCGCAGGCTTCGCCAGCTCGGGCGCACAAGGTTCGGGACCCGCGGGCCCCGGACTGAGCTTCACCTTCCAGGTGACCGCGACAGCGACCCATCGTTTCCTGAGTCTTGCGTCGATGATCGTGCCCTCCAACGACACCTTCTTGGCGCTCGGGCAAAGCGGAGTGGAGCTCGTCACCACGGGCGGGGCTGCTCGCTCTGACGCGGACATCGCCACGGACGTCGCCAGCATGCTCGGCGCCTTCGATGCCGGCACGGAGCAGAACCAGGGCGGCGCGATGGGACCGGACATGGCGCCCCACCAATCGGGCCCCAACACTGGCGCTGCGGACGGCAGCGGCAAGGTGCGACCAGCCATGCCCGGGGTGTGGACCTATCCCATGCCCAGCCGAACCGTGAAGGTCACTGTCCAACCGCAATGA
- the nosD gene encoding nitrous oxide reductase family maturation protein NosD → MSLAALLTVVNAQARTLTVETGASAQAALDTAQDGDTVRLMPGVHRGNLVVRKRVVLTGPGATVDGGGSGSVVRVEAAFATVRELGLRNGGRDLGAPDACVYVAKTATGAVLDQLTIRCPGFGVWVHETRGAVVSNSRITGSLEGNRPERGNAIQLFDGSKLLVRGNKIFGGRDGIYLSATDDSTIEDNEVEQARYGVHYMYSHRNTVRRNRVFKGQAGFALMYSRNIVAEGNLADGNLEGGFFLRDVEDCTIKDNRSTHNGIGLFFYGSTTNHLEHNLFRDNEIGVKIWGGSIHNEVTGNAFIGNRDQVFYVSSEDLVFGEEYAGNFWGDYMGWDQNGDGFGDRPYRVDSFTTNLVHRFPSAVLLMRSPALELLSHLEQRLPLLRVPTVVDKRPLMRTDL, encoded by the coding sequence ATGTCTCTCGCGGCACTGTTGACGGTCGTCAACGCACAGGCCCGCACACTCACGGTGGAAACCGGCGCCTCGGCGCAGGCAGCGCTGGACACGGCCCAGGACGGCGACACCGTGCGGCTGATGCCAGGCGTGCATCGCGGCAACCTCGTCGTACGAAAACGTGTCGTGCTGACCGGTCCTGGCGCAACAGTCGATGGCGGCGGCAGCGGATCCGTCGTCCGAGTCGAGGCGGCCTTCGCCACCGTGCGCGAACTTGGTCTGCGCAACGGAGGGCGTGACCTGGGTGCTCCGGATGCCTGTGTGTACGTGGCGAAGACCGCCACGGGCGCAGTCCTCGATCAATTGACGATTCGCTGCCCCGGCTTCGGTGTGTGGGTGCACGAGACCCGCGGCGCGGTGGTGTCCAACAGCCGCATCACCGGTTCCCTGGAGGGCAACCGCCCTGAGCGCGGCAACGCCATCCAGTTGTTCGACGGCTCGAAACTACTGGTGCGGGGCAACAAGATCTTCGGCGGCCGCGACGGGATCTACTTGTCTGCTACCGATGACAGCACCATCGAAGACAACGAAGTCGAGCAGGCACGCTACGGCGTCCACTACATGTACTCACATCGGAACACGGTGCGCCGCAACCGGGTATTCAAGGGCCAGGCTGGGTTCGCCTTGATGTACAGCCGCAACATCGTCGCCGAAGGGAACCTTGCGGACGGCAATTTGGAGGGCGGATTCTTCCTGCGAGACGTCGAAGATTGCACGATCAAAGACAACCGCTCGACCCACAATGGCATCGGGCTCTTCTTCTACGGCAGCACCACGAACCACCTTGAGCACAACCTGTTCCGGGACAACGAGATTGGCGTGAAGATCTGGGGGGGCAGCATCCACAACGAAGTGACCGGCAATGCCTTCATCGGCAACCGCGACCAGGTCTTCTACGTGTCCAGTGAAGACCTGGTCTTTGGCGAGGAGTACGCAGGCAACTTCTGGGGCGACTACATGGGCTGGGACCAAAACGGCGATGGCTTCGGCGATCGCCCGTATCGGGTGGACAGCTTCACCACGAATCTGGTGCACCGCTTTCCCAGCGCCGTGTTGCTGATGCGAAGTCCCGCCTTGGAGTTGCTGTCGCACTTGGAACAGCGGTTGCCCTTGCTGCGGGTGCCCACGGTCGTGGATAAGCGGCCCTTGATGAGAACGGACTTGTGA
- a CDS encoding ABC transporter permease subunit has product MLRVGRALVFHELLERTRDRWVLVISLVFAALASAVSLYARSAEAAAASLAGPSLVTLVSLVIPLVALVLGHDAVVGERERNTLGLLLSLPVGTLEVVVAKFLGRALALAVAVGLGLGAALAIAPAMERPVLFALIVPTLRLGIAFLSLGVLVSSVTKRQITAASMAVTLWFLFVFFYDLGLLGLLVATDGAISQSTIAGLVFANPAGLYRIEMMAWFSGPESLKNMGLTVPLPSAALSGGLWTAWCVLPPLLSGLLLHLEKAKR; this is encoded by the coding sequence ATGCTGCGAGTAGGCAGAGCCCTGGTATTCCACGAACTCCTCGAGCGCACGCGCGACCGCTGGGTGCTGGTGATCAGCTTGGTGTTCGCCGCCCTGGCGTCGGCAGTCAGCTTGTACGCGCGCAGTGCGGAGGCGGCAGCCGCCAGTTTGGCTGGGCCGAGTCTGGTCACCCTGGTCAGCCTGGTGATCCCGTTGGTGGCGCTGGTGCTCGGGCACGACGCCGTCGTGGGCGAACGCGAGCGGAATACCCTGGGGTTGTTGCTCTCCCTGCCCGTGGGAACCCTCGAAGTCGTCGTCGCGAAGTTCCTCGGTCGCGCGCTGGCGCTCGCCGTCGCCGTGGGCCTGGGGCTGGGTGCCGCGCTCGCGATTGCGCCGGCGATGGAGCGACCCGTGTTGTTCGCGCTGATCGTACCGACCCTGCGACTGGGGATCGCGTTTCTCTCTCTCGGCGTCTTGGTGTCGTCGGTCACCAAGCGCCAGATCACCGCCGCCAGCATGGCCGTGACGCTCTGGTTCCTGTTCGTCTTCTTCTACGATCTGGGCTTGCTCGGCCTGCTGGTAGCGACCGACGGCGCCATCTCCCAGAGCACCATTGCAGGGCTGGTCTTCGCCAATCCCGCCGGCCTGTACCGCATCGAAATGATGGCGTGGTTCTCCGGGCCAGAGTCCCTGAAGAACATGGGGTTGACCGTACCGCTGCCTTCCGCCGCGCTGAGTGGGGGACTGTGGACGGCGTGGTGTGTGCTGCCACCGCTCCTGAGCGGTCTGCTTTTGCACTTGGAGAAAGCCAAACGATGA
- a CDS encoding CBS domain-containing protein: MGTIRSIMTTNVISVRPKTSLREAVELLIKHGITGLPVVDEGDAIVGVLSEKDLLAAFYEDAQTVDALMTKNPETVHADAEVVEVFDILMTHNFRRILVHEDGKLVGLISRADLMPVVLEALLERIEH, from the coding sequence ATGGGAACCATCCGCTCGATCATGACGACCAATGTCATCTCCGTTCGACCCAAGACGTCCCTGCGTGAGGCCGTCGAGTTGCTGATCAAGCACGGGATCACGGGGCTGCCGGTAGTGGACGAAGGCGACGCAATCGTCGGCGTACTGTCGGAGAAGGACTTGTTGGCTGCCTTTTACGAGGACGCCCAAACGGTTGATGCGCTGATGACGAAAAACCCCGAGACCGTGCACGCGGACGCCGAGGTAGTCGAGGTGTTCGACATCCTGATGACCCACAATTTCCGGCGCATTCTCGTGCACGAGGACGGCAAGCTGGTTGGGCTCATCAGCCGCGCCGATCTGATGCCCGTAGTACTCGAAGCCTTGCTCGAGCGCATCGAGCACTAG
- a CDS encoding permease, translated as MAEASDEKRRNPMLMVVIVMSTLALVLTALAYRKGLALEGAKEGVNLLVQVGPILIPAFILAGMATKVVPQEQLGQWLGHDSGLRGLAVGTVTGALTPGGPFMLFPILAVLLKAGTGVGVITAFLTSWSLLGIHRILAFEMPLMGWRYTLCRLIASAVFPIVIGFLSQQVWERLGPV; from the coding sequence ATGGCGGAAGCCTCAGACGAGAAGCGGAGAAATCCCATGCTGATGGTCGTGATCGTGATGAGCACCCTCGCCCTGGTGCTCACGGCCCTGGCCTACCGCAAGGGACTGGCGCTGGAGGGCGCCAAGGAAGGCGTCAACCTGCTCGTGCAAGTCGGCCCGATTCTGATCCCCGCATTCATCCTGGCGGGCATGGCAACGAAGGTGGTTCCTCAGGAGCAGTTGGGCCAGTGGCTGGGGCACGACTCGGGACTTCGAGGCTTGGCGGTGGGCACCGTCACAGGTGCGCTCACGCCAGGAGGGCCCTTCATGCTGTTCCCGATTCTCGCCGTGCTGCTCAAGGCCGGCACGGGGGTCGGCGTGATCACAGCCTTCCTGACCTCTTGGTCCCTGCTCGGTATCCATCGCATCTTGGCCTTCGAGATGCCGCTGATGGGCTGGCGCTACACCTTGTGCCGGCTCATCGCGAGCGCCGTGTTCCCGATCGTGATCGGCTTCCTGTCTCAGCAGGTGTGGGAACGGTTGGGCCCGGTGTGA
- a CDS encoding DoxX-like family protein gives MTDAELAARRRESLWLRAGVAFVWLATGLLVLHPTYRAIGGSYLDRLGIPAWIMPATCAFEIGLGLWVLAKPATAEVTLLQLSMVASFTLILIRIDPRLLVNPFGMLTKNVPILVCVAAAWGLEREGSSKRVRRLLRVGMAFIWLSEGLLPKILFQQTEELHIVEGLGLAFGAPRHTLLAIGLAQLASGVLALVLRGRPLRLLLGAQIAALIALPIVVSTQVPWLWFHPFGPFIKNAPIICGTSLLLWRYSSPS, from the coding sequence ATGACGGACGCAGAGCTGGCTGCGCGCCGCCGGGAGTCCCTGTGGTTGCGCGCAGGAGTCGCTTTCGTCTGGCTCGCAACGGGGCTGCTGGTGCTGCATCCGACCTATCGCGCCATCGGCGGTAGCTATCTCGACCGCCTTGGCATTCCTGCCTGGATCATGCCGGCAACCTGCGCCTTCGAGATCGGCCTTGGGCTCTGGGTGCTTGCCAAGCCAGCAACGGCGGAAGTGACGCTACTTCAGCTTTCGATGGTGGCTTCCTTCACGTTGATCCTGATTCGCATCGACCCCCGACTGTTGGTCAATCCTTTTGGAATGTTGACCAAGAACGTTCCGATCTTGGTGTGTGTGGCGGCAGCTTGGGGGCTCGAACGCGAAGGCAGCAGCAAGCGCGTGCGTCGGCTGCTGCGTGTGGGAATGGCCTTCATCTGGCTTTCCGAGGGACTCCTTCCCAAGATCTTGTTTCAGCAGACGGAGGAACTGCACATCGTGGAGGGGCTCGGGTTGGCTTTTGGAGCGCCGCGGCACACGCTGTTGGCGATTGGCTTGGCGCAACTCGCTTCCGGCGTGCTGGCCTTGGTGCTGCGGGGTCGCCCCCTTCGCCTTCTGCTCGGCGCTCAGATCGCAGCGCTGATCGCGCTCCCCATCGTGGTCTCGACGCAAGTGCCTTGGCTCTGGTTTCATCCCTTCGGCCCGTTCATCAAGAACGCGCCCATCATCTGCGGAACCTCGCTCCTGCTATGGCGCTACTCATCCCCCTCGTGA
- a CDS encoding DUF882 domain-containing protein, with translation MRLPRLIPALALLLFAATASAKPPRAVRYTIQRGDTLSSIATRFNTNVSSILRWNAMKRTARLVPGAKIGVPLPPGFTPSEPGKRRSDSQSKSSGPSSGSGATTVPVRGATSWRDFAATPEKAGYVHLKSYSSEWSGQVVDESGELLPTTRGNVSGVLGSWRTSTVIPIEERLIKLIAQVSDQFGGRTIRVVSGYRAGNGRSRHHHGAAIDFSVEGVPNWAVHQYLLTLSEVGVGFYPNSYHVHLDVRERTTHWVDVSRPGQRARYVKAKPKRSAKKAKRTTARRSR, from the coding sequence ATGCGCTTGCCGCGTTTGATCCCGGCGCTGGCCTTGCTGCTCTTCGCGGCGACGGCGAGCGCGAAGCCGCCGCGCGCGGTTCGCTACACCATTCAGCGGGGGGACACGCTGAGTTCCATTGCCACGCGCTTCAACACGAACGTGTCGAGCATTCTGCGCTGGAACGCGATGAAGCGCACTGCGCGGCTGGTGCCGGGCGCGAAGATAGGCGTTCCTTTGCCGCCTGGCTTTACACCCAGTGAACCGGGAAAGAGACGTTCGGATTCGCAGTCCAAGTCCTCAGGCCCCTCCAGCGGTTCGGGCGCCACCACCGTACCGGTGAGAGGCGCCACCTCTTGGCGCGATTTCGCGGCCACGCCGGAGAAGGCCGGCTACGTGCATCTAAAGAGCTACTCCAGCGAGTGGTCGGGTCAAGTGGTGGACGAAAGCGGCGAGCTCTTACCCACGACCCGAGGCAACGTTTCCGGTGTGCTCGGCTCGTGGCGTACTTCTACGGTCATTCCCATCGAGGAGCGCTTGATCAAGCTGATTGCGCAAGTCAGTGACCAATTCGGAGGTCGCACGATTCGAGTCGTCAGTGGCTACCGTGCGGGCAACGGGCGCTCGCGGCATCATCACGGCGCGGCCATCGATTTCAGCGTCGAAGGCGTGCCGAACTGGGCCGTGCACCAGTACCTACTGACACTCAGTGAGGTGGGAGTCGGTTTCTATCCCAACTCGTACCATGTGCATCTGGACGTGCGGGAGCGGACCACGCATTGGGTCGACGTCTCTCGCCCGGGGCAACGTGCACGCTACGTCAAGGCCAAGCCCAAGCGCAGCGCGAAGAAGGCGAAGCGCACGACCGCGCGGCGTTCGCGCTGA
- a CDS encoding radical SAM protein: MHPEAHPHAAFKPEPGFRYSNAPRRVYWELTRACGLACRHCRAEAQKTRAPDELGTEEAFAVLRSLQSAKPTPVVVLTGGDPLERPDFLEILKYAKGLGLHVDVAPSVTPRLTREAVNELAEAGVGAMSLSLDGSNALQHDSLRGIPGVFERTLEAAEMIAEVKIPLQVNTLVTANTLDDMPAIHGVVSTMHAKRWSLFFLVTTGRGSLLPQIEPEQAEALFDWLIEMGPKSPFVIATTEAPQYRRYLLQKRGNGPDAKVPGAGMRDGNGIMFISYKGDVMPSGFLPLSAGNVRERDPLDIYQHSELFTRLRDTARFSGRCGACDVKDVCGGSRGRAFAATGDPLAEDPLCMYQPS; encoded by the coding sequence ATGCATCCCGAAGCCCATCCCCACGCCGCGTTCAAACCCGAGCCCGGCTTTCGCTACTCCAATGCACCGCGGCGCGTGTATTGGGAGCTGACCCGAGCCTGCGGACTTGCCTGCCGCCACTGCCGCGCGGAAGCGCAGAAAACGCGCGCGCCGGACGAGCTCGGCACGGAAGAGGCTTTCGCGGTATTGCGCTCCCTGCAGAGCGCCAAGCCCACGCCCGTCGTGGTCTTGACCGGTGGCGACCCGTTGGAGCGCCCCGATTTCTTGGAGATCCTGAAGTACGCAAAGGGCTTGGGCTTGCACGTGGATGTTGCGCCCAGTGTGACGCCCCGCCTCACCCGCGAGGCCGTCAACGAGCTCGCCGAAGCCGGCGTCGGTGCCATGTCCTTGAGCCTGGATGGATCCAACGCCCTGCAGCACGACTCGCTGCGCGGGATCCCGGGTGTTTTCGAGCGCACCCTGGAGGCTGCGGAAATGATCGCCGAGGTCAAAATCCCGCTGCAGGTGAACACCCTGGTCACTGCCAACACCCTGGACGACATGCCTGCGATCCATGGCGTGGTGAGTACGATGCATGCCAAGCGTTGGAGCCTCTTCTTCTTGGTCACCACGGGCCGTGGCTCATTGCTGCCTCAAATCGAGCCGGAGCAGGCGGAAGCGCTGTTCGACTGGCTGATCGAAATGGGGCCCAAGTCGCCCTTCGTCATCGCCACCACCGAAGCCCCCCAGTATCGTCGCTACTTGCTGCAGAAGAGGGGCAACGGTCCAGACGCGAAGGTGCCTGGTGCCGGCATGCGCGACGGCAACGGCATCATGTTCATCTCCTACAAAGGCGACGTGATGCCGTCGGGCTTTCTGCCCCTCAGCGCGGGCAACGTGCGCGAGCGAGATCCCTTGGACATCTATCAGCACTCGGAGCTCTTCACGCGCTTGCGAGACACGGCGCGCTTCTCGGGCCGCTGCGGCGCTTGCGACGTGAAGGACGTCTGCGGTGGATCCCGTGGACGGGCCTTCGCCGCAACCGGCGACCCCCTGGCGGAAGATCCGCTCTGTATGTACCAGCCGAGCTGA
- a CDS encoding gamma-glutamylcyclotransferase family protein: MLLGVGASALPRNVMAGDSAVIVVFAYSSLLRGERDHDLLHRSTLLGKTTTQPGYRLVDLGPYGAMITGGDQVVVGELWEVDRETLRAIDVRKEVPVLFERSRIVTHDGVEAEAYTMPWDRVVGRKRLANGDWKQRFAPKPLQRPRPKWR; the protein is encoded by the coding sequence ATGTTGCTTGGTGTCGGTGCTTCGGCACTGCCGCGAAACGTCATGGCAGGGGATAGCGCAGTCATCGTGGTGTTTGCCTACAGCTCTCTGCTGCGAGGCGAGCGGGATCACGACCTGTTGCATCGCTCGACGCTGCTGGGAAAGACGACGACTCAGCCTGGGTATCGCCTAGTCGATCTCGGACCCTACGGCGCCATGATCACGGGGGGAGATCAGGTCGTGGTGGGCGAGCTTTGGGAGGTCGATCGCGAAACCTTGCGCGCCATCGACGTGCGCAAGGAGGTTCCCGTGCTCTTCGAACGCAGCCGGATCGTCACTCACGACGGCGTGGAAGCGGAGGCCTACACCATGCCTTGGGACCGCGTGGTGGGGCGGAAGCGGCTCGCCAACGGAGATTGGAAGCAACGCTTCGCCCCAAAACCGCTGCAGCGACCACGGCCGAAGTGGCGCTAG
- a CDS encoding GAF domain-containing protein, translating into MDLDAPFDLATSAAPITARGRSEQLRRFAGQILQASECAVVVVVDLSTREAIPVVAGHAPAPRPEQEALLTLWLQHGDATALRSVPTKLRELLPAEKALVMPLLTPGGALGVIALSPPCLSRRVLRRVEALAEDFAMQLEETEREPVSRRLHLEGIGGSAIDAA; encoded by the coding sequence ATGGACCTGGACGCGCCCTTCGACCTAGCCACCAGCGCCGCGCCAATCACAGCGCGAGGGCGGAGCGAGCAGCTGCGTCGCTTTGCCGGGCAGATCTTGCAGGCCTCGGAGTGCGCGGTCGTAGTCGTCGTGGATCTATCGACCCGAGAGGCCATTCCCGTCGTGGCTGGTCACGCGCCCGCCCCACGACCCGAGCAGGAAGCTCTGCTCACCCTGTGGCTTCAACACGGTGACGCCACCGCGTTGCGCAGCGTACCCACGAAGCTGCGGGAGCTCCTTCCGGCGGAGAAGGCGCTGGTGATGCCACTGCTGACACCGGGCGGTGCCCTGGGCGTGATTGCGCTGTCACCGCCCTGTCTGAGCCGCCGAGTGTTGCGTCGAGTCGAGGCGCTGGCCGAAGACTTCGCGATGCAGCTGGAAGAAACCGAACGCGAGCCCGTCTCCCGCAGGCTTCACCTCGAAGGCATCGGTGGCAGCGCGATAGACGCCGCCTGA
- a CDS encoding ABC transporter ATP-binding protein: protein MKALTLEHVSVRFGTVQALRDVSLSVKEGEIVMLVGPNGAGKSTLIRVLLGLVRPDSGRLVVDGKPRDVDNAFKAELGYLPEAVAFAENLSGRQVLSFFASARGTSRGRVDEVLQRVGLAHAARRAVRGYSRGMRQRLGLGLSILADPKLLILDEPTGGLDQEGLSVLWSVLTEWRERGRMVLLASHELTLMERRIDRMCVVHHGQAIADDTPGRIREQTPLPINVHVGVSTANGAANEMRARLSASCPSAAIRTEADELVVAVAQGELKALLAVASAAEGVSGLRVVEPGLDDVYEHLIGEAG, encoded by the coding sequence ATGAAGGCCCTCACACTCGAGCACGTCTCCGTTCGCTTTGGCACCGTTCAGGCCCTTCGCGACGTGAGTCTGTCCGTGAAGGAGGGCGAAATTGTCATGCTGGTGGGCCCAAACGGCGCGGGCAAGTCCACGTTGATTCGCGTGCTGCTCGGGCTGGTGCGCCCCGACTCGGGCCGCCTCGTGGTCGACGGCAAGCCGCGCGACGTGGACAACGCTTTCAAGGCGGAGCTGGGCTATCTGCCCGAGGCCGTGGCGTTCGCGGAGAACCTCAGCGGTCGACAAGTGTTGTCCTTCTTCGCCTCGGCCCGTGGCACGAGCAGAGGAAGAGTGGACGAAGTACTGCAGCGCGTCGGGTTGGCCCACGCCGCGCGGCGCGCCGTGCGCGGCTACTCCCGGGGCATGCGCCAACGACTGGGCTTGGGGCTCAGCATCTTGGCAGACCCCAAGTTGCTGATCTTGGACGAGCCCACGGGTGGTCTGGACCAAGAAGGGCTCTCGGTGCTGTGGTCGGTGCTGACCGAGTGGCGAGAGCGTGGTCGCATGGTGCTCCTGGCCAGCCACGAGCTCACGCTGATGGAACGCCGCATCGATCGCATGTGCGTCGTGCACCATGGCCAAGCCATCGCCGATGACACGCCTGGTCGCATTCGAGAACAAACGCCTCTGCCCATCAACGTCCACGTCGGCGTCTCGACGGCGAACGGTGCCGCCAATGAGATGCGCGCGCGGCTCTCTGCCTCGTGCCCCAGCGCCGCCATTCGCACCGAGGCAGACGAGTTGGTGGTGGCCGTGGCGCAAGGCGAACTCAAAGCGCTGCTGGCAGTCGCCAGCGCCGCGGAAGGCGTGTCAGGGCTGAGAGTGGTCGAACCTGGACTGGACGACGTCTACGAACATCTGATTGGGGAGGCCGGCTGA